A part of Salmo trutta chromosome 15, fSalTru1.1, whole genome shotgun sequence genomic DNA contains:
- the scarb2b gene encoding lysosome membrane protein 2 codes for MTRRSCAIYGVGIVCASLLVIGISLIVAQVFQTLIHNRLKKEITLTEGSRVFETWKNPPPPVFMQYFFFNVTNPDDFLDGAKPIVSQVGPYTYREYRAKENVTFVDNGTRVSAYQPKTFVFLPERSVGDPDDDMITTINIPAVAVMNKVKDSFWKSSMVSIWMNSLNVGMFMTRSVNELLWGFKDPLLSRIHPMNPEIDEYFGLMYKKNGSNDGEFVYHTGEADFMDYGRVATFKGESKLSLWTSEQSNMINGTDGSAFHPLLSKTERLYIFSPDLCRSIFMEFEKDVKVKGLPAYRFTPPRDVLASKEENPANEGFCVSPKECLGTGLLKVSVCRKGAPVVTSFPHFYLGDEKYSNAIEGLDPVREHHQTYLDLNPTTGVPIRASKRAQINILINRISGFPKTKSLNETIFPVMFINETVVIDDVSAAKLHKLLLMVSLVSNFPLVLVGLGAILLLVFIGLIVCECKQKKSTKEDTSYSPVSNKEADEKNGSSYVALTPVIDKS; via the exons GAGATAACTCTGACAGAGGGTAGTCGTGTGTTTGAGACATGGAAAAACCCTCCTCCTCCCGTCTTCATGCAGTACTTCTTCTTCAACGTCACCAACCCAGATGACTTCCTGGATGGAGCCAAGCCTATCGTCTCTCAGGTCGGCCCTTACACATACAG GGAGTACAGGGCCAAGGAGAATGTGACTTTTGTAGATAATGGGACCAGAGTGTCTGCCTACCAACCCAAGACATTTGTGTTCCTGCCAGAGCGCTCTGTAGGTGATCCTGATGATGACATGATCACAACCATCAATATCCCAGCTGTG gcgGTGATGAACAAGGTGAAGGATAGTTTCTGGAAGAGTTCGATGGTATCTATATGGATGAACTCCCTAAATGTCGGCATGTTCATGACGCGCTCCGTCAACGAGCTGCTGTGGGGCTTCAAGGACCCTCTGTTGTCCCGCATCCATCCCATGAACCCAGAGATCGACGAGTACTTTGGCCTAATGTACAAG AAAAATGGAAGCAACGATGGTGAATTTGTTTATCATACCGGGGAGGCGGACTTCATGGACTACGGCAGGGTAGCCACGTTTAAAGGGGAAAG TAAACTGAGCCTGTGGACGTCTGAGCAGAGTAATATGATCAACGGTACAGACGGCAGTGCCTTCCACCCCCTGCTGTCCAAGACGGAGAGACTGTACATCTTCAGTCCCGATCTGTGCAG GTCCATCTTCATGGAGTTTGAGAAAGATGTGAAGGTGAAGGGGCTCCCAGCGTATCGTTTCACCCCTCCTCGTGATGTCCTGGCAAGCAAGGAGGAAAACCCAGCCAACGAAGGATTCTGTGTCTCCCCCAAAGAGTGCCTGGGCACCGGCTTGCTCAAAGTCAGCGTATGCCGAAAAG gtGCTCCAGTCGTGACATCCTTTCCTCATTTCTACCTGGGAGATGAGAAGTACTCTAATGCCATTGAAGGACTGGATCCTGTCAGAGAGCATCACCAGACCTACCTGGACCTGAACCCG ACCACTGGTGTTCCCATCCGTGCCAGTAAGAGAGCTCAGATCAACATCCTCATAAACAGAATCTCTGGCTTCCC GAAAACCAAATCCCTGAACGAGACTATCTTCCCTGTCATGTTTATCAACGAG ACGGTAGTGATCGACGACGTGTCGGCGGCGAAGCTCCACAAGCTGTTGCTAATGGTGTCGCTGGTGTCTAACTTCCCTCTCGTCCTGGTTGGTCTGGGGGCCATCCTGTTGCTGGTGTTCATCGGCCTCATCGTCTGCGAATGCAAACAGAAG AAGTCAACAAAGGAAGACACATCTTATTCCCCCGTGAGCAACAAGGAGGCTGACGAAAAAAATGGCAGCAGCTACGTTGCCTTGACTCCCGTTATTGACAAGTCTTGA